GGCCCGTTCGTGCTCGGCAACTACTCCGACCAGCAGTACTCGATGGACAAGAACCCGACGTACTGGCAGGCCGACAAGATCGCGATCGAGCACCTCGTGCTCCCCGCGACGAACACGCAGCTCGACACCGTCACGCGCGGCTACGACTGGGCGTACTCGTTCATCTCGGACGTCAAGGGCACGTGGGGGGCCGCGTCCGACACGAACCAGTGGTGGTTCCCCGCCGGCGGCGTGATCGGTCTCATCCCGAACCTGACGAAGGCGCCGTACGACGACGTCAACGTGCGCAAGGGCATCTCCTACGCGCTCGACCGCGACGGCATCGCCGAGACCGCCTCCGAGGGCAACCTCAGCGCCGCGGGTCAGACCGGCCTGATCCTGCCGAACCAGGAGCAGTACCTCGACCCGTCGATCCCCGACAAGGGGATGATCACGCAGGACACCGACCGTGCCCTCGCCGAGTTCGCGAAGTCCGGCTACGAGCAGCAGGGCGGCAAGCTCGTCAAGGACGGCAAGCAGCTCGAGATCAACCTCATGACCGCGAACGGCTACTCGGACTGGCTCCGTGCCGCACAGCAGGTGCAGCGTGACCTCGGGAAGATCGGCGTGAAGGTGCAGATCCAGGCACCGCAGCCCGCCGGCTACCAGCAGAACATCAACAACGGCAAGTTCGACATGGCGATGGGCGGCATGGGGAACGGCGACGTCTTCCAGGCGTACAACTCGCTGCTGTCGAGCGACTTCTACCAGCCGGTCGGCAAGTCGACGGTGAACAACTTCGAGCGGTACAGGAACGCGGACACCCAGAAGCTCCTCGACGAGTACCGCGGCACGACCGACCGTGCCGAGCAGCAGCGGATCCTGGACCAGCTGCAGGCCATCGTGTACGACGACCTGCCCGTGATCGGCATGTACTACGGCGGACTCTGGGGCCTGTTCAACACCGGCAAGTTCGTCGGCTGGCCGAGCGCGGAGGACCCGTACATGGCACCGCAGAACTACGACTCGGCCCCGCTGCTCATCTTCACGAAGCTCCGGCTCCGTGACAGCGCAGCAGGCAAGCAGATCCTCGAAGAGCAGAAGACGCAGCAGAAGGAGGCGGGCAAGTGAAGTACATCCTCCAGAAACTCGTCCTCTTCGTCCTGACCCTCTGGGCCGCGGTCACGCTGAACTTCGTGCTCCCCCGCCTCATGCCGGGCAGCCCGTCCGACGCCGCGCTCGCGAAGCTCAGCCAGAACGGTCCGGTCACCGACGCCACGAAGAAGGCCATCGAGGCCCAGCTCGGCGTCCCCAGCGGCAACCTCTGGGACCAGTACGTCAGCTACCTGCACCAGGTCGTCACCCTCGACTTCGGCACGAGCTACACGTTCTACCCGCAGCCGGTCGGTGACCTGGTCGGCCGCGCACTGCCGTACACGCTCGTGCTCGTCGGCACGGTGACGGTCCTGGCGTTCGTCATCGGCACGCTGATCGGTGTCGCTGCGGCGTGGAAGCGCGGCACGTGGCTCGACTCGCTCCCGACCCTGTCCGGCAGCTTCATGTCGACGTTCCCGTACTTCTGGACGGCGCTCCTGCTGCTGTTCTTCCTCGGCTACGTCCTGCACTGGTTCCCGACGACCGGGGCGTCGTCCGCGACGAGCGTCCCGGGCTGGAACGGCACCTACATCGGTGACGTCCTGCGGCACGCGGTCCTGCCGGCCGTGACGATCCTCGTGACGAGCCTCGGCGGCTGGATCATCGGTATGCGCAACGCGATGATCAACACCCTCGGTGACGACTACGTCACCTTCGCCGAGGCCAACGGCCTCCGCGGTCGCACGGTCGCCGTCCGGTACGCCGCGCGCAACGCGATCCTGCCGAACCTGACCGGCTTCGGCCTGGCGCTCGGTGGCGTGGTCGGCGGCTCGGTGCTGGTCGAGCAGGTGTTCGGCTACCCGGGCATCGGCTACCTGCTCTTCAACGCCGTGATCGGGCAGGACTACCCGCTCATGCAGGCCCTCTTCCTGATGATCACCGTGTCGGTGCTCATCGCCAACTTCATCGTGGACGTCCTGTACGGCGTCCTGGACCCGAGGACGCGCCGATGACCGACAACGCGACCGTCGCAGTACGGACCCAAGACAAGCAACAAGACCAGGGCGACCAGCAGGCCCCCTCCAAGCTCCGATCAGCAGGACGACAGTTCGGCGTCGTCTGGAGCAACACGAAGGCCCGCATCGGCCTGTGCATCCTCGGCACCTTCGTCCTCATCGCCCTGTTCGCCCCGCTCCTCGCCCCCTACGGCGGCAGCCAGAACGGCTTCGCGCGGAACGCCGACGCCAGCTGGGCGCACTGGATGGGCACCACCGCCGCCGGCGAGGACGTCCTCTCCCAACTGATCTACGGCGCCCGGGTCTCCGTGCTCGTCGGCGCGGTCGCGGGCCTGCTCTCCACGCTCGTCGCCGTCGCGATCGGCCTGAGCTGGGGCTACATCCGCGGCTGGGTCGCCGAGGTCATCGGGTTCATCGTGAACCTGTTCCTCGTCATCCCGGGCCTGCCGCTCATGATCGTCATCGCGGCCTACCTGCAGAACGGCGGCATCGCGGTCATCATCGCCGTGATCGTCGTCACCGGCTGGGCCTGGGGTGCGCGCGTCCTGCGCAGCCAGACGCAGTCCCTGCGCAGCCGCGACTTCGTCACCGCCGCGCAGTTCTCCGGCGACGGTGCGACGCGCATCGTGTTCCGCGAGATCCTGCCGAACATGACGAGCCTGATCGTCGGCAGCTTCTTCGGCGCGGCGACCAGCGCGATCCTCGCGGAGGCAGGGCTCGAGTTCCTCGGACTCGGCGACTCGTCGATCGTCAGCTGGGGCACGATCCTCTACTGGGCGCAGAACTCGAACGCACTGCTCACGGGCCAGTGGATCCTGCTGTTCGCTCCCGGTCTCTGCATCGCCCTGCTGGCGATGAGCCTCACCCTCATCAACTTCGGCGTCGACGCCGTGTCCAACCCGCGGCTGCGCGAGGGCGCGCGCCGCAAGCGCAAGGAGGTCACCGCATGAGCGGCGCAACCAGCGACGGCCTGGAGGCCCGTGGCGGCACCGCCACGCGCCTCCCGTCCGACGGCACCCAGGCCGAGGTCCTGCTCGACGTCCGCGACCTGTCCGTCATCTACGAGTCGGCCGGCCAGACGGCCGTCCAGGCCGTCGACCACGTCTCCTTCCAGCTGCGCAAGGGCGAGTTCGTCGGCCTGGTCGGCGAGTCCGGCTCGGGCAAGTCGACCCTCGGCTACGCGCTGACCCGGCTGCAGAAGCCGCCGGCGCGCACCAACGGCGGCAGCATCGTCTTCGGCGGGGCGGACATCCGCGACCTCGACGACGAGGCACTCCGGCAGCAGCGCCAGGGCGGCTTCGCGATGGTGCTGCAGTCCGGCATGAACGCGCTCAACCCGGTGCGCACGATCCGCAACCACTTCATCGACGTCTTCAAGGCCCACGGCCACGTGCCGCGCGAGCGCTGGGACGCCCGGATGCGGGAACTGATCGGCAAGGTGAAGCTGCCCGAGACGATGCTCGCGCGGTACCCCGGTGAGCTCTCCGGTGGCATGCGGCAGCGCGTCTCGATCGCCCTCGCGCTGTCGCTCGAGCCGCAGCTCATGGTGTTCGACGAGCCGACCACGGCGCTCGACGTCCTCGTGCAGCACGCGGTGATGGACACGATCATCGAGCTGCAGCGCTCCGAGGGGTTCACGGCGATCCTCATCAGCCACGACCTCGGCATCGTGCTCGAGGCCACCGAGCGCGTGCTCGTCATGCACGAGGGGCGGATCGTCGAGGACGGCCGCTCGCTCGAGGTCCTCCGCGACCCGCAGGACGAGTACACGAAGATGCTCCTGTCGCACTACGCCGACCCGCGCGCGGAGGTCGTGTCGCTGCCGGGGTTCCCCGATCGGACGCAGCGGTCGGTCTCCCGTCAGGAGACGACCTCGTCGTTCGCCACCGTCGGGTCGCGTGAGCGCAGCGCCGCCCGCAACCCGATCGTCGTCGACCACCTCGTGAAGACGTACCCGGCACCCCGCCGCGGTGAGCAGCCCGTGCAGGCGGTCCGCGACGTGTCGTTCACCCTCGAGCCCGGGCAGTCGCTCGCCCTGGTCGGCCAGTCCGGCTCGGGCAAGTCGACCATCGCGAAGATGCTCACCGGCGTCGAGCAGCCGACCTCGGGCACGGTGCGCTTCGGCGACACGGACGTGGCGAAGCTCGGGAGGCGCGGTCTGAAGGACCTGCGCTCCGAGGTGCAGATGGTGTTCCAGGACCCGTACGCGGCGCTCAACCCGCTGCACACGGTGGAGTACATCCTGTCCCGGCCGATCGCGAACTACACGGGACTCCGCGGGCGGGAAGCCCGTCGCCGGATGCTCGAGATCCTCGAGACCGTGGGCCTGACCCCCGTCGAGCAGTTCGCGCAGAAGCTCCCGCACCAGCTCTCCGGCGGGCAGCGGCAGCGCGTCGTCATCGCCCGGGCGCTCGCGAGCGACCCGCAGGTGATCATCGCCGACGAGCCGGTCTCGATGCTCGACGTGACGCTGCGGGCCGGCGTGCTCGCGCTGCTCGAGGACCTGCGCGAGCAGTGGGGCGTCTCGCTCCTCTACATCACGCACGACCTGCTGAGCGCGCGGCTCATCACCGACGACATCATGGTGCTGCACGACGGCGCCGTGGTCGAGCGGGGCCGGACGGCCGAGGTGTTGCAGCACCCGCAGGACGACTACACGGTGGCGCTGCTGGACGCGGTACCGAACCCGCGGCGCACACTGCTCGCATGACCACGGTGCACGAGTTCCCGTCCGTCCCGGCCTTCGGGCACCTCCCCACGCCCGAGGGCGTCGACGTCGTCGGCATCGACCTGCCGGTCGGACGGCTCACCGCCTACCGGGTGGTCCCGTCCGGACCGTCGAAGGGCGTCGTGCTCGTCGTCCCCGGGTACACCGGCTCGAAGGAGGACTGGCGCACCTTCATGCCGCTCCTGCGCGAGGCCGGCTGGACCGCGGTCGCGATCAGCCGCCGCGGTCAGGCGGACTCGGCGGCACCGACCGCACCGTCCGACTACGCGTTGGACGAGGAAGCGGCCGACGTCGTCCGGGTCGCGGCACTGCTCGACGACGGCGCGCCCGTGCACCTGATCGGGCACTCGCTCGGCGGGGTCATCGCCCGTGAGGCCGCCATCGCCTCGCCGCAGTCGTTCCGGTCCCTCGTGCAGTTCTGCTCCGGCCCGTACGGCTGGCCCTACCGCAAGGTCACGGAGCTGACGATCCTGCACGACACCGGCGGCAACCTCCGGCAGCTGTTCGACGCCACGAACCCGCTCTGGGCGTACCGACCCGACGAGGAACTCCCCGACGACGCCCGGATGGTCCGCGACCGCTTCGACGCCACGAGCCCGCTGAGCGTCGTCGCCGGCGGGCACATCCTCGAGGACCACACCGACTCGTCCGCCGATCTCCGCGCGACCGGGCTCCCCGTCCTCGTGGCGCACGGCGAGTGGGACGGTGCCTGGCCGATCCCGTGGCAGCGGCAGATGGCGGAGGACACCGGCGCCCGCTACGAGGTCGTCCCCACGAGCTACCACGGCCCCCACGTCGAGAACCCGGCCGCGACCATCGCGCTGTTCGACTCGTTCTTGACGAGCACTGACTCGTCGCAGCACTGAAAGGACCCATCATCACCACGCTGCAGTTCCCCGACGGCTTCCTCTGGGGTGCCGCCACCGCCGCCCACCAGATCGAGGGCAACAACGTCAACAGCAACTGGTGGGTGCACGAGCACGAACCGGACACCACCATCGTCGAGCCCTCCGGCGACGCCGCGGACAGCTACCACCGCTACCGCGAGGACATCCGCATCGCCGCCGACCTCGGCCTGAACTCCTACCGGTTCAGCATCGAGTGGGCACGCATCGAGCCCGAGCGCGGTCACGTCTCCCGCGCCGAGGTCGACCACTACCGCCGCATGGTCGAGGCCTGCCACGAGGCCGGCATCGAGCCGATCGTCACCCTCATGCACTTCACCGTGCCGCGCTGGTTCGAGCGCGACGGCTTCTGGCGCGCCGACGACGCGGCCGACCTGTTCGCCCGCTACACCGAGGCCGCGCTGCCGGTCGTGCAGGACGGCGTCCGCTACGTCTGCACGATCAACGAGCCGAACATCGCCGCGATGCTCGCCGGGGGAGAGGACGCCGCCAACCTGGTCGCCTACGGCCTGCCGAACCCGGACCTGCACGTGGCGGACCAGCTGCTCGCGTCGCACGAGCGGTCCCGCGAGGTCCTGTCCCAGGTCGCCGGGCTCCAGTCCGGCTGGACCATCGCCACGCAGGCGTTCCGCGCGAACGGCGAGCCCGGCTCCGAGGAGATGCTCCGCGAGTACGGCTACCCGCGTGACGACTGGTACCTCGAGCAGGCCGCGGGCGACGACTTCCTCGGCGTGCAGGCGTACACCCGAACCTTCATCGGGCCGGACGGGCCGCTGCCCGTGTCGAACGACGTGGAGACGACCCTGACCGGGTGGGAGTTCTGGCCGGAGGCGTCGGCCGACGGGCTCCGCAGCGCGTGGGAGCTCTCCGGCCACGTGCCGCTGATGATCACCGAGAACGGCATCGCCACCGCCGACGACTCCCGCCGGGTCGCGTACACGCAGGGCGCCCTCGAGGGGATCCACCGCTGCATCGAGGACGGCATCGAGGTCCTGGGCTACCAGCACTGGTCCCTCCTCGACAACTACGAGTGGGCCTCCGGCTACCGCCCGACCTTCGGGCTCGTCGCGTGGGACCGCGAGACCTTCGCACGGACGCCGAAGGACTCGGCGCGCTGGTACGGGAAGGTCGCGCAGGCGAACGCGCTCGAGACCCGTCGCGACTGACGCGATCCCCTGACGGACTGGAGGCGCGGTGCCAGCTGGCACCGCGCCTCCAGTCCGTCCATGGGCCCCTCGATCAGCGGGTCGCCTCGTCGCTCGAGGGGTCGTCGGCGACGTGGGCCTCGCCGAAGGCATGTGCGTCGAACCAGGCGAGCAGCACCTCTTCCGCCTTGCGCGACCCGCGCTCGCGAGCGATGTCGAGCGCCGTCCGGTCCTCGGCGTCGAGCACCGTGACGTCCGCGCCCCGCTCGATGAGCGCCTCCGTCGTCCCGCGTCGGTCGAACCATGCGGCGGCGTGCAGCGGGGCGAAGCCCCAGCGCGGGTCGACCTCGTCGATCCCGGTCGGGTCCGCGCCGAACCCGTCCAGCTCGAGCGAGAGCCCGCCGACGTCCCCGTGACCCGCAGCGCGCACCGCGGGGGCGGCCCACTCGAGCCAGCCGTCCGGCACCGGGCCGTGCCAGCCGTGGGTGGGGCGCGCCTCCAGGTCGGACCATGCCGACTCGGCGACGGGACGGACCTCGATCACCACGTCGCGGAAGTGCACCGCGAGCTCGCCGGTGGGGGAGAGCAGCAGGCGGAGCTCCCAGACGTCGGCGTCGACGTGGGCGATCTCGCCGCGGGAGACCTGGACGTCGCCGGCGAGGACCGCGAGCGCTGCGGTGTCCGCGGGCTCGAGGACGGCGCGGTGGAACTCGAGCGTCACACGGGCGTGGTTCCAGCGGCGCCAGAGGCCGTCCGGGGTGTCGAGGACCTCGTCGGTCCGGACGACCACGACGGCCCGGACCGTGCGGGTCGGCGCCTCGTCGATGCCGGCGGTGTCCGGGGTGCCGGTCGGCGTCGTCGTCTCGGTCTCGTGCCACTCGGCGATGCGGGCCTCGTTCCACGTCACGGACGCGAGGGCGGCGACGGACGGGGGTGCGTCGGTGACCAGGCGGGCGAGGTGCTCGGGGTAGCCCTCGACGTCCTCGAGGGAGACGTACCCGACCCCGGGCCAGCCCACTCGACTCCATCGCACGGGGTCGAGCCTACCGAGCAACTCTGTCATGCGGGCGTCGTCTGATATACTGGCATGTGAAATCGGAACAGGAAGGCTTCCATGTCGCTCGTCGAGTACCTGCAGCTGCTTCGTCGTTCGTGGATGGTGATCACCTGCACCGCGCTGCTCGGCATCGCGGCGGCGAGCTCGTTCCTGCTGGTGGTCACACCGCAGTACACGACGTCGACGCGGCTCTACATCTCGGCGTCGGCGGGTGACGGGGCGGTGGCCAGCGAGCTCACGCAGAGCAACTCGTTCGCGGTGCAGGCAGCCGTGACGTACGCCGGCGTCGCCGCCAGTCCGCTCGTGCTGCAGCGCGCGATCGAGGAGCTGCACCTCGACGAGTCCGCCCGGAACCTCGCGACGCGCGTGACGGCCACGGCGAAGGACGGGACGGCGCTGCTCGACATCGCGGTGACCGATTCCGACCCGTCACGGGCGGCGGAGACGGCGAACGCGATCGCCGACGCCTTCGGTGACGTCCTCACGTCGAAGCTCGAGCCTGCGCGTGACGGCGACCGCCCGCTCGTGTCCAGCACGGTCATCGCTCCCGCCGTGGCCCCGACGGCGCCGACCGCTCCCCGCCCGATCCCGGTCATCGTCGCCGGGTTCGTGCTCGGCACGGCCGTGGGCGTCGGCTCCGCCGTCCTGCGCAAGGTGCTCGACACCCGGCTGCGCAGCGTCGCCGCGATCGAGGACGCGACCGAGGTGCCCTACCTCGGCAGCATCCTGCACGACCCCGAAGCCCCCGTCCGTCCCCTGCTCCTGCAGCACGACCCGCGCAGTGCGGCGGCAGAGGCAGTCCGTCGGGTGCGCGCGGCGCTCGAGTTCGTCCGGTTCCCCGAAGGGCGGGCGACCTTCGTCATCACCAGTGCCGGTGCGTCGGAGGGGAAGAGCTACAGCGCGGCGAACCTCGCGCTCGCCCTGGCCGAGACCGGGTCGCGTGTCGCCCTCGTGGACAGCGACCTCCGTCGCCCGCAGGTCGCGGAGCGGTTCGGGCTCGAGGGGGCGGCCGGCCTCAGCGACCTGTTGATCGGACGACTCGAGCTGTCGGACGTCCTGCAGCCGTGGGGGCGCCAGGGCCTCGTCGTCCTGCCGTCGGGTCCCGTGCCACCGAACCCGTCCGAACTCCTCGGATCGCCGGCGATGGGTGCGCTCGTCGACGAGCTGCAGCAGCACTTCGACTACGTCGTCATCGATGCCCCACCGGTGCTGCTCGTCGCCGACGCCGCCGTCCTCAGCCGCTTCGCCTCAGTGCTGCTCGCGGTTCCGCACGGCAGGGTCAGTCGCACGACGGTCGCGGCGGCGATGCGGACACTCCGAGGGGTGGGTGCGAACGTGATCGGATCGATCGGCACCCTCGTGCGGCCGACGGAGGGTGACCAGCCCTACCGCTACGGCGCGTACGGAGCCGCTTACGGAGCTGAGGAGACGGAGCCGGCAGCAGAGACGCAGCCGGCACCGGTCCTCGATCGTCTTGCGCGACAGGAGCTGCGAGCATGAGTGTCACCCTCGTCACCGGTGGCGCCGGGTACATCGGCGCGCACGTCGTGCGGGCCCTGCTCGCGAACGGCGATCGTGTGGTCGTGGTCGACGACCTGTCGACGGGGTTCGCCGACCGCGTCGACGTCCCGCTCGTGCCACTCGACCTCGCCGGCGCCGGTGCCTCCGAGGCGCTGGCCTCGGTGCTCGAGGAGGAGCGGGTCGACAGCGTGGTGCACCTGGCCGCGCTGAAGGACGTCGGTGAGTCCGTCGCCGACCCGGAGCGGTACTACCGGGTCAACGTCCTCGGGGTCGTGCACGTGCTCGAGGCCATGCGGCGAGCGGGGGTGCGCGACCTGGTGTTCTCGTCCTCGGCCGCTGTCTACGGCAACGTCGACAGCGAGAGCGTCGACGAGGACGCACCATGTCGCCCCATAAACCCCTACGGCCGCTCGAAGCTCGTCGGTGAGTGGGCGATCGAGGATGCCACCCGCGCCTGGGGGCTGCGCGCCCTCCGGTTGCGCTACTTCAACGTCGCCGGCGCGGGCGGCCGGCACCTGCAGGACCGCGTCGCGGCCAACCTCATCCCGATCGTGCTCGACCGGGTCCGACGGGGCGAGCCCGCTCAGGTCTTCGGCGCCGATCACCCCACTGCCGACGGCACCTGCGTGCGTGACTACGTGCACGTCGAGGACCTCGCGGATGCCCACGTCGCAGCGGTGCAGGCGCTCCGATCGGACAGTACGGGCGACGACGCCCTGAACATCGGTACCGGCAGGGGGGCCTCCGTCCGCGAGGTCATCGACGTCGTCGGGGCGGTGACCGGCACCACGGCGGAGGCGCGGGTGGTCGACCGGCGGGTGGGTGATCCGGCTGCCATGGTCGCGAACCCTGGACGGGCGCATCGGCTCATCGGCTGGCGGGCGCGGCGGGATCTCCGGGAGATCGTGCGGTCCGCCGGCGAGTGACGATGACGATGGAGGGCGGTACCGGTCGGTGCCGCCCTCCATCGTCGTGACCTCCCCTGCGTGATCGTCTTCGTCTCCGGTGCGTCACCGGGGCGAGCGCGAACGTGTCACGCGGTCGGGGCGACGGGACGCCACCGCAGGACGGCGTGGA
The sequence above is drawn from the Curtobacterium sp. MR_MD2014 genome and encodes:
- a CDS encoding ABC transporter permease is translated as MKYILQKLVLFVLTLWAAVTLNFVLPRLMPGSPSDAALAKLSQNGPVTDATKKAIEAQLGVPSGNLWDQYVSYLHQVVTLDFGTSYTFYPQPVGDLVGRALPYTLVLVGTVTVLAFVIGTLIGVAAAWKRGTWLDSLPTLSGSFMSTFPYFWTALLLLFFLGYVLHWFPTTGASSATSVPGWNGTYIGDVLRHAVLPAVTILVTSLGGWIIGMRNAMINTLGDDYVTFAEANGLRGRTVAVRYAARNAILPNLTGFGLALGGVVGGSVLVEQVFGYPGIGYLLFNAVIGQDYPLMQALFLMITVSVLIANFIVDVLYGVLDPRTRR
- a CDS encoding family 1 glycosylhydrolase — encoded protein: MITTLQFPDGFLWGAATAAHQIEGNNVNSNWWVHEHEPDTTIVEPSGDAADSYHRYREDIRIAADLGLNSYRFSIEWARIEPERGHVSRAEVDHYRRMVEACHEAGIEPIVTLMHFTVPRWFERDGFWRADDAADLFARYTEAALPVVQDGVRYVCTINEPNIAAMLAGGEDAANLVAYGLPNPDLHVADQLLASHERSREVLSQVAGLQSGWTIATQAFRANGEPGSEEMLREYGYPRDDWYLEQAAGDDFLGVQAYTRTFIGPDGPLPVSNDVETTLTGWEFWPEASADGLRSAWELSGHVPLMITENGIATADDSRRVAYTQGALEGIHRCIEDGIEVLGYQHWSLLDNYEWASGYRPTFGLVAWDRETFARTPKDSARWYGKVAQANALETRRD
- the galE gene encoding UDP-glucose 4-epimerase GalE, which produces MSVTLVTGGAGYIGAHVVRALLANGDRVVVVDDLSTGFADRVDVPLVPLDLAGAGASEALASVLEEERVDSVVHLAALKDVGESVADPERYYRVNVLGVVHVLEAMRRAGVRDLVFSSSAAVYGNVDSESVDEDAPCRPINPYGRSKLVGEWAIEDATRAWGLRALRLRYFNVAGAGGRHLQDRVAANLIPIVLDRVRRGEPAQVFGADHPTADGTCVRDYVHVEDLADAHVAAVQALRSDSTGDDALNIGTGRGASVREVIDVVGAVTGTTAEARVVDRRVGDPAAMVANPGRAHRLIGWRARRDLREIVRSAGE
- a CDS encoding alpha/beta fold hydrolase codes for the protein MTTVHEFPSVPAFGHLPTPEGVDVVGIDLPVGRLTAYRVVPSGPSKGVVLVVPGYTGSKEDWRTFMPLLREAGWTAVAISRRGQADSAAPTAPSDYALDEEAADVVRVAALLDDGAPVHLIGHSLGGVIAREAAIASPQSFRSLVQFCSGPYGWPYRKVTELTILHDTGGNLRQLFDATNPLWAYRPDEELPDDARMVRDRFDATSPLSVVAGGHILEDHTDSSADLRATGLPVLVAHGEWDGAWPIPWQRQMAEDTGARYEVVPTSYHGPHVENPAATIALFDSFLTSTDSSQH
- a CDS encoding ABC transporter ATP-binding protein: MSGATSDGLEARGGTATRLPSDGTQAEVLLDVRDLSVIYESAGQTAVQAVDHVSFQLRKGEFVGLVGESGSGKSTLGYALTRLQKPPARTNGGSIVFGGADIRDLDDEALRQQRQGGFAMVLQSGMNALNPVRTIRNHFIDVFKAHGHVPRERWDARMRELIGKVKLPETMLARYPGELSGGMRQRVSIALALSLEPQLMVFDEPTTALDVLVQHAVMDTIIELQRSEGFTAILISHDLGIVLEATERVLVMHEGRIVEDGRSLEVLRDPQDEYTKMLLSHYADPRAEVVSLPGFPDRTQRSVSRQETTSSFATVGSRERSAARNPIVVDHLVKTYPAPRRGEQPVQAVRDVSFTLEPGQSLALVGQSGSGKSTIAKMLTGVEQPTSGTVRFGDTDVAKLGRRGLKDLRSEVQMVFQDPYAALNPLHTVEYILSRPIANYTGLRGREARRRMLEILETVGLTPVEQFAQKLPHQLSGGQRQRVVIARALASDPQVIIADEPVSMLDVTLRAGVLALLEDLREQWGVSLLYITHDLLSARLITDDIMVLHDGAVVERGRTAEVLQHPQDDYTVALLDAVPNPRRTLLA
- a CDS encoding ABC transporter permease, translating into MTDNATVAVRTQDKQQDQGDQQAPSKLRSAGRQFGVVWSNTKARIGLCILGTFVLIALFAPLLAPYGGSQNGFARNADASWAHWMGTTAAGEDVLSQLIYGARVSVLVGAVAGLLSTLVAVAIGLSWGYIRGWVAEVIGFIVNLFLVIPGLPLMIVIAAYLQNGGIAVIIAVIVVTGWAWGARVLRSQTQSLRSRDFVTAAQFSGDGATRIVFREILPNMTSLIVGSFFGAATSAILAEAGLEFLGLGDSSIVSWGTILYWAQNSNALLTGQWILLFAPGLCIALLAMSLTLINFGVDAVSNPRLREGARRKRKEVTA
- a CDS encoding ABC transporter substrate-binding protein produces the protein MTLPPQRTRGHRDPRPDGRRTPPAPHTPARRRGRIAAAIAGLAVVALVATGCSIQVRSQPDPSIGKDTMLINADRGNPLFDRNFNPYIPNARTASKWMYEPLIEINPLDGKGTPWLASSWELPDARTIDMTIRKGVEWSDGTPFTPEDVLFTFDLLKKFPAMDVKGAWQHIDRIERDGDHLVFHLNGEDVPSLNIIGATYILPEHHYGKVKDPVTWRDPNPVGTGPFVLGNYSDQQYSMDKNPTYWQADKIAIEHLVLPATNTQLDTVTRGYDWAYSFISDVKGTWGAASDTNQWWFPAGGVIGLIPNLTKAPYDDVNVRKGISYALDRDGIAETASEGNLSAAGQTGLILPNQEQYLDPSIPDKGMITQDTDRALAEFAKSGYEQQGGKLVKDGKQLEINLMTANGYSDWLRAAQQVQRDLGKIGVKVQIQAPQPAGYQQNINNGKFDMAMGGMGNGDVFQAYNSLLSSDFYQPVGKSTVNNFERYRNADTQKLLDEYRGTTDRAEQQRILDQLQAIVYDDLPVIGMYYGGLWGLFNTGKFVGWPSAEDPYMAPQNYDSAPLLIFTKLRLRDSAAGKQILEEQKTQQKEAGK
- a CDS encoding polysaccharide biosynthesis tyrosine autokinase codes for the protein MSLVEYLQLLRRSWMVITCTALLGIAAASSFLLVVTPQYTTSTRLYISASAGDGAVASELTQSNSFAVQAAVTYAGVAASPLVLQRAIEELHLDESARNLATRVTATAKDGTALLDIAVTDSDPSRAAETANAIADAFGDVLTSKLEPARDGDRPLVSSTVIAPAVAPTAPTAPRPIPVIVAGFVLGTAVGVGSAVLRKVLDTRLRSVAAIEDATEVPYLGSILHDPEAPVRPLLLQHDPRSAAAEAVRRVRAALEFVRFPEGRATFVITSAGASEGKSYSAANLALALAETGSRVALVDSDLRRPQVAERFGLEGAAGLSDLLIGRLELSDVLQPWGRQGLVVLPSGPVPPNPSELLGSPAMGALVDELQQHFDYVVIDAPPVLLVADAAVLSRFASVLLAVPHGRVSRTTVAAAMRTLRGVGANVIGSIGTLVRPTEGDQPYRYGAYGAAYGAEETEPAAETQPAPVLDRLARQELRA